One part of the Ancylomarina subtilis genome encodes these proteins:
- a CDS encoding outer membrane protein assembly factor BamD — translation MKKILFLTVLVSTLLAGCSEYQKLLKSNDTNLKYKKAIVYYNDEQYVKAATLFEELIPVFRGTSKAETVSYYMAYSNYGMGDYITGGYYFRNFIKSFPDSPYAEECLYMSAYCYYKQSPKPRLDQTSTQDAIDALQLYINRYPNSSRIEEGNKLIDELQDKLVYKSYLSARNYFDREHYPSAIIALQNAIKDYPGSSYREELMFMLLESRFEYAVKSIEEKQNERFNLAKEEYFAFVDEFPKSKFKKATDRMIKEIDAYFEKDKSAKEDN, via the coding sequence ATGAAAAAAATCCTTTTTTTGACCGTGCTTGTTTCCACGCTTTTAGCCGGATGTAGCGAATATCAAAAACTACTTAAGAGTAATGATACCAATCTTAAATACAAGAAAGCCATTGTATATTATAATGATGAGCAGTATGTGAAAGCAGCTACGCTCTTCGAAGAATTAATCCCCGTTTTTAGAGGAACAAGTAAGGCTGAAACGGTGAGTTATTACATGGCTTATAGTAATTATGGGATGGGTGATTATATTACAGGAGGATACTATTTCCGTAATTTTATTAAGAGTTTTCCAGACAGCCCTTATGCAGAGGAGTGTTTGTATATGAGTGCTTATTGTTATTATAAACAATCACCCAAGCCTCGTTTGGATCAGACATCTACGCAAGATGCCATTGATGCACTTCAGTTGTATATCAATCGATACCCAAATTCATCACGTATTGAGGAGGGTAATAAGTTGATTGATGAGCTGCAAGATAAATTGGTTTACAAATCCTACTTAAGCGCTCGTAACTATTTCGATAGAGAGCATTATCCATCAGCAATTATTGCATTGCAAAATGCGATTAAGGATTATCCAGGCTCTTCTTACCGCGAAGAATTAATGTTCATGCTTTTAGAATCTCGCTTTGAATATGCCGTAAAATCGATAGAAGAGAAACAAAATGAACGTTTTAATTTGGCTAAGGAAGAATATTTCGCTTTTGTAGATGAATTTCCAAAAAGTAAATTTAAGAAGGCTACTGATCGTATGATTAAGGAGATTGATGCTTATTTTGAGAAAGATAAATCTGCAAAAGAAGATAATTAG
- a CDS encoding DNA-directed RNA polymerase subunit omega → MDYKKTNAASSTITRNVTELSREVGNAYESVMIMAKRSNQIAVELKTELNKKLQEFASFTDNLEEVFENREQIEISKYYERLPKPTLIAVEEFINGDVYYRNPANENKTNK, encoded by the coding sequence ATGGATTACAAAAAAACGAATGCAGCAAGTTCAACTATTACACGTAACGTTACAGAGTTGAGCAGGGAAGTAGGGAATGCTTACGAATCAGTGATGATCATGGCAAAGCGTTCTAATCAGATTGCTGTAGAGCTTAAAACAGAACTGAATAAGAAACTTCAAGAATTCGCATCTTTTACTGATAATTTGGAGGAAGTTTTCGAGAATCGCGAGCAGATCGAGATTTCGAAATATTATGAGCGTTTACCAAAACCAACTTTAATCGCGGTTGAAGAATTTATTAATGGTGACGTTTATTACAGAAATCCTGCTAACGAAAACAAAACAAATAAGTAA
- a CDS encoding enoyl-ACP reductase FabI, whose protein sequence is MSYNLLKGKKGIIFGALNEMSIAWKVAELAVEEGAEIVLTNTPVSIRMGTIDELAKKCNAHVIAADATNPDDLEELYKKSMELLGGPVDFILHSIGMSPNVRKGNSYDELNYEYLKKTLDVSAISFHKVIQKAKEMDVVAEWGSIVALTYAAAQRTMYEYNDMADAKAMLESIARSFGYIYGREKRVRVNTISQSPTMTTAGSGVKGFDKLIDFSERMSPLGNADAQECANYCITLFSDLTRKVTMQNLFHDGGFSNMGMSYRAMQQYNKSFDEKCDCK, encoded by the coding sequence ATGTCTTACAATTTATTAAAAGGAAAAAAAGGAATCATTTTTGGTGCCTTGAACGAAATGTCAATTGCATGGAAAGTTGCAGAATTGGCTGTTGAAGAAGGTGCTGAGATTGTTTTAACCAATACACCCGTTTCCATTCGTATGGGAACTATTGATGAGTTAGCAAAAAAATGTAATGCACATGTTATTGCTGCTGATGCTACAAATCCTGATGATTTAGAGGAATTGTATAAGAAATCGATGGAACTTTTAGGAGGACCAGTTGATTTTATTCTGCATTCTATTGGGATGTCACCTAATGTTCGTAAGGGAAATTCTTATGATGAACTCAATTACGAATATCTTAAGAAAACACTTGATGTTTCTGCGATTTCTTTCCACAAAGTGATTCAGAAAGCCAAAGAAATGGATGTTGTTGCAGAATGGGGTTCTATTGTTGCCTTAACTTATGCTGCAGCACAAAGAACGATGTATGAGTACAATGATATGGCTGATGCAAAAGCCATGTTGGAATCTATTGCACGTAGTTTTGGTTATATCTACGGTCGTGAAAAGCGAGTTAGAGTGAATACTATTTCTCAATCACCAACGATGACAACTGCCGGTAGTGGAGTTAAAGGCTTTGATAAGTTAATTGACTTTTCAGAACGTATGTCTCCTCTGGGAAATGCAGATGCTCAGGAATGTGCAAATTATTGTATTACTTTATTCTCAGACTTAACACGAAAAGTGACCATGCAGAATTTATTCCACGACGGAGGATTCTCAAACATGGGTATGAGTTATAGAGCAATGCAACAGTACAATAAAAGTTTCGACGAGAAGTGTGACTGTAAGTAG
- a CDS encoding DNA repair protein RecN, whose product MLQSLAIQNYTLINQIEIDFKNGFSIITGETGSGKSILLGALGLVLGQRPETNILKDKDRKCIIEASFNISKYQLQKFFADTEMEYEEETILRREILPNGKTRGFVNDSPVSLKVLKELGLKLIDIHSQNQNLSLGDPEYQMGIVDTYAQHFSLLNDYQIQFEAYQKIKKELRNQEELARKEKSDLDYYQFQLQQLLDANLVEGEQIEMESELETLNHAEEIKTNLFKASNLLSEGDVAIISLLKEARTAIGQVQSVFPEGDEFYERFESSCIELQDLASELERSYEAMEFDPSRISFLTEKLDAIYSLQQKHRVESVEELIKIREDLDEKVLKISSSDDLIEELKAKLKAQNLKLDKAADKLSKSRKAVIPVIEKALESQLIQLGMPHAKIKFEQSITEEYQYLGRDFIRILFSANKNGQLEEISKVASGGEMSRLMLSIKSLISASTALPSIVFDEIDTGVSGEIADKMGVVMREMAENIQVISITHLPQIASKGNYHYKVYKADDELETYSNIVLLDQESRIEELAKMLSGADMTQAAMENAKVLLER is encoded by the coding sequence ATGCTTCAATCCTTAGCTATACAGAATTATACGTTGATCAATCAGATCGAGATTGATTTTAAAAATGGATTTTCTATCATAACAGGAGAGACAGGATCGGGGAAATCTATTTTGTTGGGAGCCTTGGGTTTGGTTTTAGGTCAGCGACCAGAAACCAATATCCTTAAAGATAAAGATAGAAAGTGCATTATTGAAGCGAGCTTTAATATCTCAAAATATCAACTTCAAAAGTTTTTTGCGGATACCGAAATGGAGTATGAGGAGGAAACAATTTTACGACGTGAAATTCTTCCCAATGGAAAAACGCGTGGTTTTGTCAACGATTCACCAGTTAGTCTGAAGGTGTTAAAGGAATTGGGACTTAAGTTGATTGATATTCATTCTCAGAATCAAAATTTGTCTTTGGGCGACCCAGAATATCAAATGGGGATTGTTGACACTTACGCACAACATTTCTCTTTGTTGAATGATTACCAAATTCAGTTTGAAGCTTACCAAAAAATTAAGAAAGAACTTCGTAATCAGGAGGAACTTGCCCGAAAAGAAAAATCGGATTTAGATTATTATCAGTTTCAATTGCAGCAATTGCTTGATGCGAATTTGGTTGAAGGCGAACAGATCGAGATGGAGTCTGAACTTGAAACGCTTAATCACGCTGAAGAGATTAAAACGAATCTGTTTAAAGCTTCAAATTTGCTTAGCGAAGGGGATGTTGCGATTATTTCACTTTTGAAAGAAGCTCGTACTGCAATAGGGCAAGTGCAATCGGTATTTCCTGAGGGCGATGAGTTTTATGAACGTTTTGAAAGCTCGTGTATCGAGTTACAAGATCTGGCTTCCGAACTCGAAAGAAGTTATGAGGCAATGGAATTTGATCCTTCCCGAATTTCTTTTCTGACTGAAAAATTGGATGCTATTTACAGCCTACAACAAAAACATCGGGTAGAATCTGTTGAAGAATTGATTAAGATACGAGAGGATCTGGATGAAAAGGTATTGAAGATATCTTCGAGTGATGATTTAATTGAAGAGTTAAAAGCCAAGTTAAAAGCTCAAAATCTAAAACTTGATAAGGCAGCAGATAAACTGAGTAAAAGTAGAAAGGCTGTTATTCCTGTTATTGAAAAAGCGTTGGAGTCTCAGTTGATTCAATTGGGTATGCCTCACGCTAAAATTAAGTTCGAACAAAGTATTACTGAAGAATATCAGTATTTAGGAAGGGATTTCATTAGAATTCTTTTTTCTGCTAACAAGAATGGACAGCTTGAGGAAATATCAAAGGTTGCTTCTGGTGGGGAGATGTCTCGATTGATGTTGAGTATTAAGTCTTTGATATCAGCATCTACAGCTTTACCATCTATTGTTTTTGATGAAATTGACACGGGAGTTTCCGGAGAAATAGCTGATAAAATGGGTGTTGTTATGCGTGAAATGGCTGAAAATATTCAGGTGATAAGTATTACGCATTTACCTCAGATTGCCAGTAAAGGAAATTATCATTATAAAGTTTATAAGGCCGATGATGAGCTTGAAACTTATTCAAATATAGTTCTTTTAGACCAGGAGAGTCGTATAGAAGAATTGGCAAAGATGTTGAGTGGTGCGGACATGACTCAGGCAGCCATGGAAAACGCTAAGGTATTGCTGGAGAGATAG
- a CDS encoding phosphopantothenoylcysteine decarboxylase codes for MITTGPTYEKIDPVRFIGNFSSGKMGFSIAEKLADEGALVTLISGPSACQTTHPNIHRIDVVSAKEMYEASIEHFPNCDGAIMTAAVADFTPLNPVDAKVKREKSNYTIELTPTKDIAASLGKIKSEKQFLVGFALETNDEEQNAQLKLEKKNLDLIVLNSLNDSGAGFQHDTNKITIFSRSGQAKVFDLKTKKEVAADIVDALILNQNF; via the coding sequence ATGATAACAACAGGGCCGACTTATGAAAAAATCGACCCTGTTCGTTTCATTGGTAATTTTTCTTCTGGTAAAATGGGTTTTTCAATTGCTGAAAAACTAGCAGATGAAGGCGCTTTGGTAACTCTTATTTCAGGCCCCTCTGCATGTCAAACAACCCATCCCAATATACATCGAATAGATGTTGTTTCTGCAAAAGAAATGTATGAGGCTTCTATAGAACACTTCCCTAATTGTGATGGAGCTATAATGACGGCAGCTGTTGCCGATTTCACACCTTTGAATCCTGTTGATGCCAAGGTTAAACGTGAAAAATCGAATTATACAATCGAATTAACACCAACAAAAGACATCGCAGCTTCGCTCGGAAAAATTAAATCAGAAAAGCAATTTTTAGTTGGTTTTGCGCTTGAGACAAATGACGAGGAGCAAAATGCGCAGTTAAAATTGGAAAAGAAGAATTTGGATTTAATTGTTCTTAATTCGTTAAATGATTCAGGAGCCGGATTTCAGCACGATACGAATAAAATCACTATTTTTTCTCGCAGTGGACAAGCGAAGGTATTCGACTTGAAAACCAAGAAAGAAGTTGCGGCGGATATCGTTGATGCCTTAATTCTAAATCAAAATTTTTAG
- a CDS encoding flavoprotein, translating into MLKDKKIILGVTASIAAYKAATLVRLLVKEGAQVKVIMTPYAKEFISPVTMATLSKNTVLSDFFKHDDGEWNSHVDLGLWADVLLVAPTTANTMAKMAHGICDNLLLTTYLSAKCPVIHAPAMDLDMFKHPATLRNMDILKSYGDHFIEPSSGELASGLYGKGRMEDPEKIVEKLKEFFASKKKD; encoded by the coding sequence ATGTTAAAAGATAAGAAGATAATATTAGGCGTCACAGCAAGTATTGCTGCTTATAAAGCTGCCACATTAGTCCGTTTACTTGTGAAAGAAGGAGCGCAAGTGAAAGTTATTATGACACCTTATGCCAAGGAGTTTATTTCTCCGGTAACCATGGCAACTCTTTCTAAAAACACCGTATTAAGCGATTTTTTTAAGCACGACGATGGCGAGTGGAACAGTCATGTAGATTTAGGTTTATGGGCTGATGTGCTATTAGTTGCACCTACGACTGCCAATACGATGGCTAAAATGGCTCATGGTATTTGCGATAATTTATTGCTGACAACTTATTTGTCTGCCAAGTGTCCGGTTATTCATGCCCCAGCTATGGACCTGGATATGTTTAAACATCCGGCCACACTTCGTAATATGGATATTCTGAAGTCATATGGCGATCATTTTATTGAGCCTTCAAGTGGCGAGTTGGCCAGCGGTCTTTACGGAAAAGGACGTATGGAAGATCCTGAAAAAATTGTTGAGAAGTTAAAGGAATTCTTTGCTTCAAAAAAAAAAGACTAA
- a CDS encoding DUF4835 family protein, giving the protein MRKLLFILLVLFSAINANSQELRCNIQVVSQQIQGTNKQVFQTMQTAIYEFVNTRNWTDHIYDQDEKIECNILINLTDQISSDEFKGTMQIQARRPVFNSSYNTVLLNFKDNDIHFKYAEYQALEYNETTTPSSLTALLAFYANIIIGLDYDSFSLEGGTPYFTRAESIVNKMQNAKYPGWKSFESKSNRYWLIENILNNSYRPVRECIYRYHRLGLDRMADKLTEGRSEIAESLRLLQKAHRAKPGSFILQIFFDAKADELVKIFAESFNDEKKRAYNILSDIDPANLTKYKKILK; this is encoded by the coding sequence ATGCGCAAATTACTTTTTATACTTCTCGTTTTATTTTCAGCCATAAATGCAAATTCGCAAGAATTACGATGTAATATTCAGGTTGTGAGCCAGCAAATTCAAGGAACCAATAAGCAGGTTTTTCAAACCATGCAGACAGCTATCTATGAATTTGTAAACACTAGAAATTGGACCGATCATATTTACGATCAGGATGAGAAAATAGAGTGTAATATTCTGATAAATCTTACAGACCAGATATCTTCTGATGAATTTAAAGGAACCATGCAGATTCAGGCACGTCGACCTGTTTTTAATTCGTCATACAACACGGTACTATTAAATTTTAAAGACAATGATATTCATTTTAAATATGCCGAATATCAAGCTTTGGAATATAACGAGACGACAACACCCAGTAGTTTGACAGCGCTTTTGGCTTTTTATGCCAATATCATTATCGGACTCGATTACGATTCCTTTTCATTAGAAGGTGGAACGCCTTATTTTACAAGAGCTGAGTCTATCGTGAACAAGATGCAGAATGCAAAATATCCTGGATGGAAATCTTTCGAAAGTAAGAGTAATAGGTATTGGTTGATTGAAAATATTCTGAACAATTCTTATCGTCCTGTGCGTGAATGTATTTATCGCTATCATCGTTTGGGTTTGGATAGGATGGCGGATAAATTAACTGAGGGACGTTCTGAGATCGCTGAATCCTTGCGTCTTTTACAAAAAGCTCACCGAGCAAAACCCGGTTCGTTTATTCTTCAGATATTTTTTGATGCAAAGGCTGATGAACTGGTTAAGATTTTTGCAGAATCGTTTAATGATGAGAAAAAAAGAGCTTACAATATCTTATCCGATATTGATCCGGCCAATTTGACCAAGTATAAAAAGATACTCAAGTAA